The sequence CAAGCGCAAGGGCGTCCTCATCGGCGACACCGTCGTCATCCGCAAAGCAGGCGATGTGATTCCCGAGGTGCTCGGGCCCGTCGTCGACCTGCGCGACGGCTCCGAGCACGAATTCGTCATGCCGACAACGTGTCCCGAATGCGGAACGACGCTCGCGCCGGCCAAGGAGGGCGACGCCGACATCCGCTGCCCGAACACCAGGTCGTGTCCCGCACAGCTGCGGGAGCGGGTGTTCCACGTCGCCGGCCGCGGTGCGTTCGACATCGAAGGACTGGGCTACGAAGCCGCGGTTGCACTTCTCCAGGCCGGAGTGATCACCGACGAGGGTGACCTGTTCACGCTGGGCAGCGAAGACCTGCTGCGCACCGAACTGTTCAGGACCAAGGGCGGGGAGCTGTCAGCCAACGGGAAGCGGCTGCTGGTGAATCTGCACGAAGCCAAGGCCCAACCGCTCTGGCGTGTGCTCGTCGCGCTGTCGATCCGTCATGTCGGCCCTACGGCTGCGCGCGCGCTGGCCACCGAATACGGCAGCCTGGACGCGGTGATGGCGGCTTCCCAAGATGAATTGTCGGTCGTCGAGGGCGTCGGACCCACCATCGCCGCCGCGGTCACAGAGTGGTTCACCGTCGACTGGCACCGCGCGATCATCGACAAGTGGCGCGCCGCGGGAGTGCGGATGGCCGACGAGCGCGACGCGAGCATCGAGCGGACGCTGGAGGGCCTGTCGATTGTCGTGACGGGATCGTTGACGGAATTCTCTCGCGACGACGCCAAAGAGGCCATCGTCGCGCGCGGCGGCAAGGCGGCCGGTTCGGTGTCGAAGAAGACCGCGTATGTGGTGGCGGGAGATTCACCGGGCTCGAAGTACGACAAGGCCGTCGAGCTGGGTGTCCCGATCCTCGACGAGGACGGGTTCAGCCGGCTACTTCAGAACGGTCCGGACGCAGTCTGACCCTCGAGTTTGTCGCCCGCTTCGGCCGGGAATGCGTTCGCAGAACCGAATCATAGGGAGTGAACCGATGACGATCTGCGCGACGTGCGGTAACGACTACGACAAGGCGTTCACCGTGACCTGGCCCGACGGCCGTAGCGAGAACTTCGACAGCGTCGAGTGCGCCGCAGCCCAGCTGGCGCCCGAATGCGCCCACTGCGGATGCCGGATCCTCGGGCACGGCATCGAGACCGACGAAGGCATGTTCTGCTGCGCGCACTGTGCCAGGAAGGACAGCAGCGCCGACGTCAACGACCGCTGGCCGGTGCCCGCAGGCGGCTGACGCGTCAGCGCAGAATCGTGGCGACGATCCCCGCGAGGTAGCCAAGGCGAGCCACCTCCGACGGCCGGAACTCCGGGCCGCCGGGTCGGCCGAGAACCACCGCGGTGTGCTGGTCGCCCAACGGTGCGGCGGCCAGCGTGGTGTTCATGTCCCGCCACACTTGCGGCATCCAATCAGCTTCGCCGTCAAGCGATTTCGCGGTGTCCAGCGGTAGCCACGGCACTTCGTTGATGTGGGTTTCTGGCGCTCCGTGGCTGCCCACCATGCGGTCGATGCCCGATTCGGTCAGCCGCACCACGGTGCACCAACCGACGCGCAACACCCGCGGCGCCTCGTCGGCCAGTACTTGAAGCTTCGCCGGCTTGCCCGGCGCGGCAGCGATGTGGTCGACCAGCTCCAGTTCCCGATGCGCCTCCAACAGACCGGTGTGCGGCCGGATGCTGTCGACCCGCACTCCTCTGAGGTTCTCCGCAGCAGTGATCAACATGTCGGGCATCGCGCCAGGGGGCAGATCGACGATCATGTCGTCAATCGCGTAGCCCGTGCCGCGCTCGACCACGTCGAGGGACAGGATGTCGGCGCCGACCGAACCCAGCGCCACCGCCAAGGAGCCGAGGCTGCCTGGCCTGTCTTCCAGCTGGACCCGCAGCATGAACGAAGGCACGCGCAACACTGTTTCACAGGGCAGCGGGGTCGGCATGCCGATGCGACGACCGCTTGCGGGAGGAGCCGACGGGCCGGGGTGACGCCTGACTAGGCTTGCATGTCGTGTCCCAGATCTCCCGAGATGAGGTAGCCCATCTCGCCCGCCTGGCTCGGCTCGCACTGAGCGACGACGAGCTGGACGGCTTCGCAGGCCAGCTCGGAGCCATCATCGAGCACGTCAGCCAGATCCAGGCCGTCGACGTCACCGACGTCGAGGCCACGGACAACCCGCTGACGTCGGTGAATGTCACCCGTCCCGACGTCGTCGAGCCGGGGTTGTCGCAAGAGCAGGCGCTGGCGCAGGCGCCGAAGTCGGCCGAGGGCCGCTTCGCGGTGCCGCGGATCCTGGGGGAGCCGGAATGACGGCTTCTGGCGATCTCCCCAGGCTGGACGGCGCGACGCTCGGCGCCAAGATCGCGGCCAAAGAGGTGTCGTCGGTCGAGGTCACCCGGGCCTGCCTGGACCGAATCGCCGACACCGACGGCGAGTACAAGGCGTTCCTGCACGTCGCGGAGGACGCGGCGCTGGCCGCAGCCGCGGCCGTCGATGCCGCGGTCGCCGCGGGAGAGGCGCTGCCGTCGCCGCTCGCCGGGGTCCCACTGGCGCTCAAGGACGTCTTCACCACCACCGACATGCCGACCACCTGCGGGTCGAGGATCCTCGAGGGTTGGACGTCGCCGTACGACTCGACGGTCGCGGCCCGATTACGTGCCGCGGGAATCCCCATCCTGGGCAAGACGAACATGGACGAGTTCGCGATGGGATCGTCCACCGAGAACTCGGCGTTCGGCCCGACGCGCAACCCATGGGACGTAGAGCGGGTGCCGGGCGGATCCGGCGGCGGCAGTGCTGCCGCGCTCGCGGCGTTCCAGGCCCCGCTGGCCATCGGTTCGGACACCGGCGGATCGATCCGCCAGCCCGCCGCGCTGACTGCGACCGTCGGCGTCAAACCCACCTACGGCACGGTGTCGAGGTACGGACTGATCGCGTGCGCGTCGTCGCTGGATCAGGGCGGGCCGTGCGCGCGCACGGTGCTCGACACTGCGCTGCTGCACCAGGTGATCGCCGGACACGACCCGAGGGATTCGACGTCTATCGACGCCGACGTGCCCGATATCGTCGCCGCGGCGCGCGCGGGCGCCGGCGGCGACCTGCGCGGTCTGAAGGTCGGTGTCGTCCGCCAGTTGCGCGGTGACGGCTATCAGGACGGTGTGCTGTCGTCGTTCACCGCCGCCGTGGAGACGCTGACCGAGCTGGGTGCCGACGTGTCCGAAGTCGACTGCCCGCACTTCGACTACTCGCTGCCCGCCTACTACCTGATCCTGCCGTCTGAAGTGTCGTCGAACCTGGCCCGATTCGACGGAATGCGCTACGGATTACGTGTCGGTGACGACGGGACGCACAGCGCCGAAGAGGTCATGGGGATCACGCGGGCTGCCGGCTTCGGTCCGGAAGTCAAGCGCCGCATCATGATCGGTACGTATGCGCTGTCAGCGGGCTATTACGACGCGTATTACAACCACGCCCAGAAGGTGCGCACGCTGATCGCCCGTGACCTCGATGAGGCGTACCAGAAGGTGGACGTGCTGATATCGCCTGCAACCCCGACGACCGCGTTCCCGCTGGGGGAGAAGGTCGACGATCCGCTGGCGATGTACCTCTTCGACCTCTGCACGCTGCCGCTGAACCTGGCCGGACACTGCGGTATGTCGGTGCCCTCGGGCCTCTCACCCGACGACAATCTGCCGGTCGGACTGCAGATCATGGCGCCGGCCCTCGCCGACGACCGGCTCTACCGGGTAGGCGCCGCCTATGAGGCGGCCCGAGGGGCACTGCCGACGGCGGTGTAGCCCGACACCGTGCCTGCAACGGCGACACAGGGGAGGATGGAGCCAGCGCACGCGAGGAGCAGGAGAGGCAGATGCGGATCGGAATCTTGACCGGCGGCGGTGACTGTCCCGGGTTGAACGCGGTGATACGGGCGGTCGTGCGTACGTGCGATGTGCGGTACGGCTCGTCGGTCGTCGGATTCCTGGACGGTTGGCGCGGCCTGCTCGAAGACCGTCGCATCCAGCTGCGCAACGACGACCGCAACGACCGTCTGCTCGCCAAGGGCGGCACCATGCTGGGCACTGCGCGGGTACATCCGGACAAGCTGAAGGCCGGCCTGGACCAGATCAAGCAGACGCTGGACGACAACGGCATCGACGTGTTGATCCCGATCGGCGGCGAAG is a genomic window of Mycobacterium sp. ITM-2016-00318 containing:
- a CDS encoding amino acid-binding protein, whose product is MPSFMLRVQLEDRPGSLGSLAVALGSVGADILSLDVVERGTGYAIDDMIVDLPPGAMPDMLITAAENLRGVRVDSIRPHTGLLEAHRELELVDHIAAAPGKPAKLQVLADEAPRVLRVGWCTVVRLTESGIDRMVGSHGAPETHINEVPWLPLDTAKSLDGEADWMPQVWRDMNTTLAAAPLGDQHTAVVLGRPGGPEFRPSEVARLGYLAGIVATILR
- the gatC gene encoding Asp-tRNA(Asn)/Glu-tRNA(Gln) amidotransferase subunit GatC → MSQISRDEVAHLARLARLALSDDELDGFAGQLGAIIEHVSQIQAVDVTDVEATDNPLTSVNVTRPDVVEPGLSQEQALAQAPKSAEGRFAVPRILGEPE
- the gatA gene encoding Asp-tRNA(Asn)/Glu-tRNA(Gln) amidotransferase subunit GatA yields the protein MTASGDLPRLDGATLGAKIAAKEVSSVEVTRACLDRIADTDGEYKAFLHVAEDAALAAAAAVDAAVAAGEALPSPLAGVPLALKDVFTTTDMPTTCGSRILEGWTSPYDSTVAARLRAAGIPILGKTNMDEFAMGSSTENSAFGPTRNPWDVERVPGGSGGGSAAALAAFQAPLAIGSDTGGSIRQPAALTATVGVKPTYGTVSRYGLIACASSLDQGGPCARTVLDTALLHQVIAGHDPRDSTSIDADVPDIVAAARAGAGGDLRGLKVGVVRQLRGDGYQDGVLSSFTAAVETLTELGADVSEVDCPHFDYSLPAYYLILPSEVSSNLARFDGMRYGLRVGDDGTHSAEEVMGITRAAGFGPEVKRRIMIGTYALSAGYYDAYYNHAQKVRTLIARDLDEAYQKVDVLISPATPTTAFPLGEKVDDPLAMYLFDLCTLPLNLAGHCGMSVPSGLSPDDNLPVGLQIMAPALADDRLYRVGAAYEAARGALPTAV